DNA sequence from the Chitinivibrionales bacterium genome:
TATTGGACAATTCCAGCGTGTACGATCCCTATTGGAGCGTCGCGCCCATAGGAATACTTCTGTTTTATGATTTACAAAGCGGAGTTTTCCTTGCTATGCGACAGGTCATTGTGGCCGCACTGGTTTGTTTCTGGGCGCTGCGGCTTACGTTGAACTGGCTTTTACGCTGGCAGGGCCTTGGCGACGAAGACTGGCGGTATGCCGATTTCCGGCCGAACCGCGCGTACTGGGCCTTGAGTTTTGCCGGTTTTCATTTCTTTCCGACGGCCGCGGTTTTTTGCGGGTGCCTTCCGCTCGTTCCGGTATTTCTTTGCGCCACCCATGCATTCGGTGCGATTGACGCCGCGGCGGCCGCGGTCGCGTTCGGAAGCATCCTCATCGAAATGAGGGCTGACAAGGAACTGCGCATGTTCAGAAGCAAACTACGGAAACAGGGGGAACTTTTGACAAACGGGATTTGGAGCCGGTGCCGGCACCCGAACTACTTCGGCGAAGTGGCGTTCTGGTGGGGAATGGGACTGTTCGGTATCGCGGCCGATCCCGCGTACTGGTGGACCATGTCGGGCGCGGCCGTCATCACCGCGCTTTTCCTGTTTATCAGCCTGCCGATGATGGACAAACACATGCTCAAGCATTATCCGTCGTACCGTGAACGCATGGAGTCGGTACCCGCCTTTATTCCATTCTTCCATCGGAAAAAGAAAGGGGGCGATCGCTTTTTCCGGCACTGAGACTTGACTCTTTCCGGTACGATAAGTATGTTACGTAATCCCGATCACCAATCTTTTAAAAGGAGTTTACCGGTATGAAACATGTTTTGTCTGCAGCGGCCATCGTCGTATTGATGGGATCCATTTCCATTACAAAGGCGGACACGGTGCAGGTGAATATTAAATCGCTATTGAACGCGCGGGCCGTTTCGACGTTTTCAAACGGGAAAATCTACACGTGGTCCATGGGTATTGACGGGGGAGGGGGCGGCGACGGATACGTAACGCACTCGGTTGCCGTTCATCTGAACTATACAGGACATACCCTGCCGGACAGCGCACGGTATCCTGCCAACGCCAACCATCCATTGATGATTTTAAATTTTTCCAATGCCGACAGCACCGATTCCCAAACACATTATCTCAAAGGCTCGGATTCCGTCACGTTTTCCGTTCCGCAGGGGAACTATTCGGCCGTCTACCTTGCCCTGACGAGCTCGGAAGGATCCACGACCATCGGCGTCGTGCTTAACTATACCGATGGCCCGGTAACTTCCAGCTTCACGCTGCCCGACTACGATCAGGGCCTCACCACCGGCGTCTTCTATGTTGATTCCGCCATGCAGAAGTGGAACAATCAGAATTCACCGGGTGACAACTACGGTCACGCCCTCAACGGCTACGGCGTCACCGCGAATCCGGCAAAGACGCTCACCAGCGTCAAACTTCTCAAGAAAACTACCGGCAGCTACCTCGTGCTCTGGGGCGTGACCGGGGTCGCCACCGGCGTCACCAAGGTTGTCACGCCCGTCAATGCCGGGAGACTCAATGGGATACGAGTGATGACCAACGGCGGGACAATACGCTTTGTCAATCTTCCCGCGAATGCGCGCGTGAACGTTTTTTCGGCCGACGGGAGAAATGTTTCACGGGCGGTTTTGTTCAACCATGAAAAACTGGCGGCAGGCGTTTACATGGTAGAAATGCATGCGGGTGGCGATTATAAACAGAACCGGATTATTGTTGACAGATAAAATTCATGTCGTATGAACACCATATAATTGGATGCCAAGAAATTCATCCGTCAAGCTTTTTGAAAGAATCTTCTTCCGCATAATAATTGCAGGGGCGTTGTTTTAAACGCCCCTCATCACATCTGTATCGCCAGCCCCTGCGTGAGGGTGATTGTCTCGCCTGGCGCATCGGCGCCAAAGAGGGGGCAGCGAAAGACCGGTCGCGCTCTTCCCGCTCCTAAAAGCCGTGTTTATCTCTAACGCGACCGGGCTGGAGCGAGGGGGAGACTTCCCCCGCAAGGTTTTTATCTTTTTATTGTGCAGAAATAGTTCTCCGCAATCTCCACGGCAACACCAACCCCATCCTCAGCCCTTATCTTTTTGCCCAGTTCCTCACTGCGGATTTTTATTTCTTTATTGGTTACTGCCTCATGAATAGCCTGCGCCAGGTTCTCTGCCGTCAATTTCTTCCAGGGAACAGGACGCGGGGCAACACCCAATTCGTGGAGCCGCCGTGCCCAGAAAAGCTGGTCGGCGAAAAAAGGCACGGGCACCGCGGGCACGCCCGCGCGAAGCCCGGCTCCGGTGGTGCCTGCGCCGCAATGATGGACCACGGCCGCCATGCGGGGGAATAGCCAGTCATGCGGTGCGGATTCCATCATGTAACCATTGTCGGGCAGCGCGGCCGTTGCAAGGCCGCCCCAGCCTGAAAGCAGGATGCCGCGCTGACCGGCGAGGCGCAGCGCGTCTGCGACGAGTTTTGTGGCGGCCGCCGGGTCGCTGTTGTTCATGCTGCCGAACCCTATTGAAACCGGCGGCGGGCCTGCATTGACAAAATCAACAAGGCCGGCAGGGGGCGTCCACGCGGAAGCGAGATCGAGGAACCAGTAACCGGTCGCCGTTGCATTCGGCGGCCAGTCTGTAGGCGGTTTCACCACAAGCGGGCTGTACCCGAACAGCAGGGGCCTTTTTATCGATTCACTTGACCGGTGCAAATCCTTGCCGACGCCGGCGCCGCGGAGCGCGCGCCGCACCACCGGGCCCGCAACCGCGGCCACGCCGAAATCGGCGATTGCATACGTAAACCTGTTGTACAAGGCCGCGCCGGGAATCCGCGGATCGAGCGGCGGGAAAAACGGGTGCGCAAACTTCGAGGTCGCGGCGAGCGGCTGCATCAATGCGGTGCAAAAGGGGATGTTGAGCCACTCAAATGCCGCGCTTCCGAACATCGCGCCGGAGGAGGGCATCACGAACGCGTCCGAGCCGGCGAAGTTTTTTTTCGCCTCGACGATCATCGGCTCGACGAACGGCTCGAGCAGCTGTCTCATCCTGCGAAGGAACATGAACGGGTTGCCGCCCGCGGCAAGCATTGCCCGGCCGCGCTCCGATTCAATCAGCGAGCGTATGTTGAGGTTGACGAACCGGCAGTCAAAGTCCGCGCCTTCGACCAATGGCGCGTAATCAGGCGTGGTGACCATGCGCACCCGGTGTCCCGCCGCCTTGAACCCGTGCGCCAGCGCGATATAGGGCTGCGAGTCGCCGCGCGATCCGCCGGAAGTGAGTGTGATGAGCATTGAAGCCCGGCTCCTTCAGGACGGCTGCCGTGACGCCGGCGCCGCGTTCACGATCAGCGCCCGCATGACAAAGCAAAGCATCACGCTGTTGAAAATATGCCATAAGAAATGGGTTCCGACAGGGAAGCACGGGCAGATGAGCATGTCTATGGTGCGGAATACAAGCGAGAAGAAGAATGCGGCA
Encoded proteins:
- a CDS encoding DUF1295 domain-containing protein, producing the protein MILQTLRFAKLTKGKSLFLCCIAYACAGIGACAVGLQFSPAHPVIMAAAADAAATFVVFLFSVILDNSSVYDPYWSVAPIGILLFYDLQSGVFLAMRQVIVAALVCFWALRLTLNWLLRWQGLGDEDWRYADFRPNRAYWALSFAGFHFFPTAAVFCGCLPLVPVFLCATHAFGAIDAAAAAVAFGSILIEMRADKELRMFRSKLRKQGELLTNGIWSRCRHPNYFGEVAFWWGMGLFGIAADPAYWWTMSGAAVITALFLFISLPMMDKHMLKHYPSYRERMESVPAFIPFFHRKKKGGDRFFRH
- a CDS encoding glycosyltransferase, whose amino-acid sequence is MLITLTSGGSRGDSQPYIALAHGFKAAGHRVRMVTTPDYAPLVEGADFDCRFVNLNIRSLIESERGRAMLAAGGNPFMFLRRMRQLLEPFVEPMIVEAKKNFAGSDAFVMPSSGAMFGSAAFEWLNIPFCTALMQPLAATSKFAHPFFPPLDPRIPGAALYNRFTYAIADFGVAAVAGPVVRRALRGAGVGKDLHRSSESIKRPLLFGYSPLVVKPPTDWPPNATATGYWFLDLASAWTPPAGLVDFVNAGPPPVSIGFGSMNNSDPAAATKLVADALRLAGQRGILLSGWGGLATAALPDNGYMMESAPHDWLFPRMAAVVHHCGAGTTGAGLRAGVPAVPVPFFADQLFWARRLHELGVAPRPVPWKKLTAENLAQAIHEAVTNKEIKIRSEELGKKIRAEDGVGVAVEIAENYFCTIKR